In Eucalyptus grandis isolate ANBG69807.140 chromosome 4, ASM1654582v1, whole genome shotgun sequence, the following proteins share a genomic window:
- the LOC120286027 gene encoding acetylornithine deacetylase-like has translation MGSSSDVKATLGDLERESFTALLSKLIGEARYVQNNPPDLIPQEDRIVRHVLDSLLPLSTSTGGGPLVVNHVNYHPNRGNLIVEYPGTVPGKILSFVGMHMDVVTADPSAWEFDPFSLSIDGDKLRGRGTTDCLGHVALVTELMKRLGETKPNLKSTVVAVFIASEENSSIPGVGVDALVKDGLLNKLKDGPLFWIDTADKQPCIGTGGMIPWKLKATGKLFHSGLAHKAINPLELAMEALKEIQTRFYNDFPPHAKEQVYGFATPSTMKPTQWSYPGGGINQIPAECTISGDVRLTPFYNVTDVVKKLQEYVDDINANIEKLDSRGPVSKYVLPDENLRGRLSISFDEASSGVACDLNSRGYHVLCKATEEVVGHVKPYSITGTLPLIRELQDEGFDVQTSGYGLMATYHAKNEYCLFSDMSQGYRVFASVISQLED, from the exons ATGGGTTCTTCGTCCGACGTGAAGGCGACGCTGGGGGATCTCGAGAGGGAGTCGTTCACGGCCCTCCTCTCGAAGCTCATCGGGGAGGCCCGGTACGTCCAGAACAACCCTCCCGATTTGATCCCCCAGGAGGACAGGATCGTCAGGCACGTCCTCGACTCCCTCCTCCCCCTCAGCACCTCCACCGGCGGCGGCCCCCTGGTGGTGAACCACGTCAACTACCACCCCAACAGGGGCAACCTCATCGTGGAGTACCCGGGGACCGTGCCCGGGAAGATCCTGTCCTTCGTCGGGATGCATATGGATGTCGTCACGGCGGATCCTAGTGCCTGG GAGTTTGATCCTTTCTCGTTGAGCATCGATGGGGATAAACTCCGTGGTCGTGGAACGACAGATTGTTTAGGACACGTTGCCCTGGTAACCGAACTCATGAAGAGGTTGGGGGAGACAAAGCCCAACCTGAAGTCAACCGTAGTTGCTGTTTTCATTGCTAGTGAGGAAAATTCTTCCATTCCAGGCGTGGGGGTGGATGCTCTTGTAAAAGATGGATTGCTTAATAAGCTGAAGGATGGTCCTTT ATTTTGGATTGACACTGCTGATAAACAACCTTGCATTGGTACTGGTGGTATGATTCCTTGGAAACTCAAAGCTACGGGAAAGCTTTTCCACAGTGGTTTAGCACATAAG GCTATAAATCCTCTGGAACTGGCCATGGAGGCACTGAAAGAGATTCAGACAAGGTTTTACAATGATTTTCCTCCACATGCCAAGGAGCAGGTCTATGGATTTGCTACTCCGTCAACGATGAAACCAACCCAGTGGTCTT ATCCTGGGGGCGGAATCAATCAAATTCCTGCAGAGTGCACAATTTCTGGAGATGTCAG ATTGACACCATTCTACAA TGTAACAGATGTTGTGAAGAAGCTGCAGGAATATGTAGATGACATAAATGCTAACATAGAGAAATTAGATTCACGGGGTCCAGTGTCAAAGTATGTCTTACCTGATGAGAACCTGAGGggaag ACTTAGTATAAGTTTTGATGAGGCATCATCTGGGGTTGCTTGTGATCTTAATTCCCGTGGCTATCATGTATTATGCAAAGCAACCGAAGAGGTCGTGGGCCATGTGAAGCCTTACTCAATAACAGGAACCCTGCCTCTCATCAGGGAACTGCAG GATGAAGGCTTTGACGTTCAAACTTCAGGATATG GTCTAATGGCAACATACCATGCAAAGAATGAGTATTGCCTCTTTTCTGATATGAGCCAAGGCTACCGTGTGTTCGCCAGCGTCATCAGCCAATTAGAAGATTGA
- the LOC104443194 gene encoding uncharacterized protein LOC104443194, producing MRVLLLLFVLFGVSPWEVGNVLEDDDAVFERQIKMMSRPPVKTIVTAEGDTIDCIDIDKQPSLEHPLLKNHKVQVVVALTDSKVENIKYGIYGRTSIYTITVASDQSSSHNIWIQSGPVDHLSMIVAGWTVSPQLYGNSLPRLFTYWTGDGHRDGCFNLLCPGFVLVDGGALIDTPLVSSTYGGDQHELAILVQQDRTTGNWWLMIGYPPAKVGYWPKELFPHLQNGSLTIAWGGDGSAGSNGVCPPMGSGHKPDGDYRHATYFRILHWVDADGKFVLPSGEVTEWVDPSHVYDLKTYGYNRDLGYWIGYGGPGGYCSG from the exons ATGAGAGTCTTGCTATTATTGTTCGTACTCTTCGGTGTTTCTCCGTGGGAGGTTGGAAACGTTTTGGAAGATGACGACGCAGTGTTCGAAAGACAGATTAAAATGATGAGCAGGCCACCGGTCAAGACAATTGTG ACTGCGGAAGGCGACACCATTGACTGCATCGACATTGATAAACAACCATCACTAGAACATCCTTTGTTGAAGAATCACAAAGTTCAA GTGGTGGTGGCATTGACAGACAGTAAggtagaaaatattaaatatggaATTTATGGGAGAACATCCATCTACACTATAACCGTTGCCTCTGACCAATCCAGTTCACATAATATATGGATTCAAAGTGGGCCCGTAGATCATCTTAGCATGATTGTAGCTGGTTGGACG GTTTCTCCACAACTCTATGGAAATAGTCTTCCTCGGCTCTTCACATACTGGACG GGCGATGGTCACCGAGACGGATGCTTCAACCTGTTGTGTCCAGGTTTTGTCCTTGTAGACGGGGGAGCACTTATCGATACACCCTTAGTTAGTTCTACTTATGGTGGAGATCAACATGAGCTTGCAATCCTTGTCCAGCAG GACCGCACAACTGGGAATTGGTGGCTGATGATTGGGTATCCTCCAGCTAAAGTAGGCTACTGGCCAAAGGAGCTATTTCCACATCTACAAAATGGTTCATTAACTATAGCTTGGGGAGGAGATGGCTCCGCCGGAAGTAATGGAGTTTGTCCTCCGATGGGAAGCGGGCACAAGCCCGATGGTGATTACAGACATGCAACGTACTTCCGAATACTGCACTGGGTCGATGCAGATGGCAAGTTTGTACTGCCTTCGGGTGAAGTGACTGAATGGGTGGATCCATCTCATGTCTATGATTTGAAGACCTACGGCTACAATCGAGATTTGGGCTATTGGATTGGCTATGGAGGTCCCGGAGGTTATTGTAGCGGATAG
- the LOC104443195 gene encoding uncharacterized protein LOC104443195 produces MVIAMGAITCDVQDLFSRNWWLIVKDGPPVKVGYWPKAIFTNLRSGSLHAAWGGIVQEGNDGYCPPLGSGRYPDNDNSRAPYFRNMYWIYRYTAQFSPSDKIEETVDNPILYASKNDGYLREMEYTISHGGPGGYCRAQ; encoded by the exons ATGGTTATTGCGATGGGTGCTATAACATGCGATGTCCAG GACTTGTTTTCTAGGAATTGGTGGCTGATCGTGAAAGACGGTCCTCCGGTTAAAGTTGGTTATTGGCCGAAGGCAATATTCACCAATCTACGCAGCGGCTCCCTGCATGCAGCTTGGGGAGGAATTGTCCAGGAGGGGAACGATGGATACTGTCCTCCACTGGGAAGTGGTCGTTATCCCGATAACGATAACTCGCGGGCCCCATACTTCAGAAACATGTACTGGATCTACAGATACACTGCCCAATTTTCGCCTTCCGATAAAATCGAGGAAACGGTCGACAATCCCATTCTTTATGCCTCGAAGAACGATGGCTACCTGCGGGAAATGGAGTACACGATTAGCCACGGAGGCCCGGGAGGTTATTGTAGGGCACAATGA
- the LOC104443193 gene encoding uncharacterized protein LOC104443193, with translation MAFKQVAFVLVLLSVSRSKATNISKDDDIDLEEQLKLLNKPPIKTFLTEEGDIIDCIDIDKQPAIDHPLLKNHKIQRKPKLPLSNFSKTSSATKYIQFRSRKPCPIGTVPIQRIKKEDLIRTRSLPKMPSVNMVEIEDAPPSGQHRVFLSHDHTYLIKYGASGYISVYNISTALDQFSSHNIWIETGPPDHISMIVAGWRVDPLLNADGLTRLFTYWTGDGFRDGCYNTFCQGFVQDIATGNWWLRVHDPPINVGYWPKELFVNLRNGSLHAAWGGVAKEGTNGYCPPMGNGHMPDVYTDKAAYFRKVQWMNANGESFHPYKNLPKVVDTPSCYNLLNLKLMRDPWGYLFTFGGPGGYCRA, from the exons ATGGCTTTCAAACAAGTAGCGTTTGTATTGGTTTTGCTTTCGGTGTCCAGGTCTAAAGCTACAAATATATCGAAAGATGATGACATTGATTTGGAAGAGCAACTCAAGCTTCTAAACAAGCCGCCGATCAAGACATTCCTG ACTGAGGAAGGAGATATTATTGATTGTATTGACATTGACAAACAACCGGCGATCGATCATCCTTTACTTAAGAATCACAAAATTCAG AGAAAACCCAAATTGCCTCTCAGTAACTTCTCCAAAACTTCCTCTGCTACCAAGTATATACAATTTCGATCAAGAAAACCTTGTCCAATTGGAACAGTTCCTATCCAACGAATCAAAAAGGAAGATTTGATAAGGACAAGATCCCTTCCTAAAATGCCTTCTGTGAATATGGTCGAAATTGAAGATGCACCGCCTTCCGGGCAACAT CGAGTCTTCCTGAGCCACGATCACACTTATCTCATAAAGTATGGTGCTAGCGGATACATCTCTGTCTACAATATAAGCACAGCTCTAGATCAATTTAGTTCACATAATATATGGATTGAGACCGGACCTCCTGATCATATTAGCATGATCGTAGCCGGTTGGCGG GTCGATCCATTGCTGAATGCCGATGGTCTAACTCGACTGTTTACATATTGGACG GGAGATGGTTTCCGCGATGGTTGCTACAACACATTCTGCCAAGGTTTTGTTCAG GACATAGCGACTGGGAATTGGTGGCTTCGCGTTCATGACCCGCCGATCAACGTGGGCTACTGGCCAAAGGAGTTATTCGTGAATTTACGCAATGGCTCACTGCATGCGGCGTGGGGAGGAGTCGCTAAAGAAGGCACAAATGGGTATTGCCCGCCCATGGGCAATGGTCATATGCCGGATGTGTATACTGATAAAGCAGCGTATTTCAGAAAGGTCCAATGGATGAATGCAAATGGAGAGAGTTTTCATCCTTACAAAAATTTGCCCAAGGTGGTGGACACGCCCAGTTGTTATAATCTGCTGAATCTGAAACTTATGCGAGATCCATGGGGTTATCTTTTCACCTTCGGAGGTCCAGGAGGATACTGCAGAGCATGA